In Brachypodium distachyon strain Bd21 chromosome 2, Brachypodium_distachyon_v3.0, whole genome shotgun sequence, one genomic interval encodes:
- the LOC104582768 gene encoding uncharacterized protein LOC104582768 — MLQVYIKAPLCSLLVYCVTFGHCALMYEYVKNDSLEDLLYSAAKARMKIASWKFPMLWSKIVCEACEKKKMKREIKILQNRSGGPNIMKLLDIVRDQHSKTPSLNFEYINNTKFKYDDDSLNFGCIDYVYITDDSVVPMSWIVYWTFS; from the exons ATGTTGCAAGTCTAT ATTAAAGCACCCCTATGTTCGCTTCTGGTGTATTGTGTGACCTTTGGGCATTGTGCACTCATGTATGAGTATGTGAAAAATGACTCGCTCGAAGATCTTTTGTATTCAGCAGCCAAAGCTCGGATGAAGATTGCTTCTTGGAAGTTCCCTATGCTCTGGAGTAAGATAGTTTGTGAAGCctgtgaaaaaaagaag ATGAAAAGAGAGATCAAAATACTTCAGAATCGCTCTGGTGGTCCAAATATCATGAAGCTGCTTGATATCGTTAGAGATCAGCATTCAAAGACACCAAGCTTGAACTTTGAATACATTAACAACACAAAATTCAAATATGATGACGATTCTCTGAATTTTGGTTGCATTGACTATGTGTATATTACAGATGATTCAGTAGTCCCCATGTCATGGATAGTTTATTGGACTTTTTCTTGA
- the LOC100826219 gene encoding putative serine/threonine-protein kinase-like protein CCR3, translated as MTPAPTVHLPALLIPFLLVLLLLAGGASASTLAVSAGSAVCAVASENGTLYCAVPALPNATANASSSSAQPVAPSLVFSRVSGGAGFLCALGTARGSGVGDSVDRALLCWPPTDPGSLRRVYRGAATLADLAVGDTHVAAYDAQARGIRWWRRGSDQSQSQFPELVLGAFRSIVSGDGFTCALETTNSSGDSKVRCWGPQGSAVEAAFANATSVSSLAAGGSRACGVEEGSGGQVICSGSGAGALAQTGIYPHGLAVGDSHACGLLRPNHTAVCWSLAGPTPTLYYPAYGTPFELLVAGGNLTCGLVSTNFTVECWSSSSSSVAVELPLPPVLPGACVPDGSSCACGVLERSAELCAGSGGGVICKRLCELSPPPASPPPQSPPPAEAPSKGVSKGWIAFAAVGAVGAFIGLCSLVYCFVFGFCSHKRIHNSVQPNLPGAPAIAAAAADTNVGVAASPYGSPNGSRARGVGGGGGLFLRRQLSRAMTRQRSGPSSFKESTEEYTFAQLSAATGGFAPEAKIGEGSFGAVYRGKLPDGREVAIKRAGDSPARRFQEKESAFRSELAFLSRLHHKHLVPLVGYCEEDHERLLVYEFMKNGALYDHLHPKLDSPSSSPSPVVASWRLRIKILLDASRGIDYLHSYAVPPIIHRDIKSSNILLDGNWVARVSDFGLSLMGPPETEETTAAAAAPQHYMKAAGTVGYMDPEYYGLHHLTVKSDVYGFGVVMLEALTGKRAIFKDADEGAPVSVVDYAQPSIVAGELGKVLDGRAPEPTPHEAEAVELVAYTAVHCVRLEGKDRPAMADIVANLETAFALCEGSAGGSRGRGSGNGAGGGGFGNSSSSASISLTSMELSGRRED; from the coding sequence ATGACCCCCGCGCCCACCGTCCACCTACCGGCGCTCCtcatccccttcctcctcgtcctcctgcTGCTCGCGGGGGGCGCCTCCGCATCGACGCTCGCCGTCTCGGCCGGCTCCGCGGTCTGCGCCGTCGCCTCCGAAAACGGCACGCTCTACTGCGCCGTCCCTGCGCTCCCAAACGCCACCGCcaacgcctcctcctcctccgcccagCCCGTCGcgccgtcgctcgtcttctcCCGCGTCTCCGGCGGTGCGGGCTTCCTCTGCGCGCTCGGCACCGCCCGCGGCTCCGGCGTTGGGGATTCCGTCGACCGCGCGCTGCTCTGCTGGCCGCCGACTGACCCGGGGAGCCTCAGGCGGGTCTACAGGGGCGCGGCCACGCTCGCTGACCTCGCCGTCGGGGACACCCACGTGGCAGCCTACGACGCGCAGGCCCGCGGGAtacgatggtggcggcgggggtcAGACCAGAGCCAGAGCCAGTTCCCGGAGCTCGTCCTCGGCGCCTTCCGCTCCatcgtctccggcgacggcttcACCTGCGCCCTCGAGACCACCAACTCCTCCGGTGATTCCAAGGTCCGCTGCTGGGGGCCGCAGGGCAGCGCCGTGGAGGCGGCGTTCGCGAACGCGACGTccgtctcctccctcgcggccggcggctcccGCGCCTGCGGCGTCGAGGAGGGGTCCGGCGGCCAGGTCAtctgctccggctccggcgccggcgcgctcgCGCAGACCGGGATCTACCCGCACGGGCTCGCCGTCGGCGACTCCCACGCCTGCGGCCTCCTCCGGCCCAACCACACCGCCGTCTGCTGGAGCCTCGCGGGGCCCACCCCGACCCTCTACTACCCGGCCTACGGCACGCCCTTCgagctcctcgtcgccggcggcaaccTCACCTGCGGCCTCGTCAGCACCAACTTCACCGTCGAGTGCtggtcatcttcttcctcctcggtggccgtcgagctgccgctgccgccggtgcTCCCCGGCGCGTGCGTCCCGGACGGCAGCTCCTGCGCCTGCGGCGTGTTGGAACGGTCGGCGGAGCTCtgcgccggctccggcggcggcgtgatcTGCAAGCGGCTCTGCGAGCtgtcaccgccgccggcgtccccgccgcctcagtcgccgccaccggcggaGGCGCCTTCGAAGGGCGTGTCCAAAGGCTGGATCGCgttcgccgccgtcggcgccgtgggcgccttCATCGGCCTCTGCTCCCTCGTCTACTGCTTCGTGTTCGGCTTCTGCAGCCACAAGCGGATCCACAACTCCGTCCAGCCCAATctccccggagcccccgccaTAGCCGCAGCAGCTGCCGACACTAATGTCGGCGTCGCGGCGAGCCCCTACGGCTCGCCCAACGGGTCACGAGCTcgcggcgttggcggcggcgggggactGTTCCTGCGGCGGCAGCTGTCGCGCGCCATGACGCGGCAGCGGAGCGGACCATCGTCGTTCAAGGAGTCCACGGAGGAGTACACCTTCGCGCAGCtctcggcggcgacgggcggctTCGCTCCAGAAGCCAAGATCGGGGAAGGCAGCTTCGGGGCCGTGTACCGCGGGAAGCTCCCCGACGGGCGCGAGGTGGCCATCAAGCGCGCCGGGGACTCGCCGGCGCGGAGGTTCCAGGAGAAGGAGAGCGCGTTCCGGTCGGAGCTGGCCTTCCTGTCCCGGCTCCACCACAAGCACCTCGTCCCCCTCGTCGGCTACTGCGAGGAAGACCACGAGCGGCTCCTCGTCTACGAGTTCATGAAGAACGGCGCCCTCTACGACCACCTCCACCCCAAGCTTGATTcgccgtcgtcttccccgTCTCCGGTGGTGGCGTCGTGGAGGCTGCGGATCAAGATCCTGCTGGACGCCTCCCGGGGCATCGACTACCTGCACTCGTACGCCGTGCCGCCCATCATCCACCGCGACATCAAGTCCTCCAACATCCTCCTCGACGGGAACTGGGTGGCCCGCGTGTCCGACTTCGGCCTCTCCCTCATGGGcccgccggagacggaggagacaacggcggcggcggcggcgccgcagcATTACATGAAGGCGGCGGGCACGGTGGGGTACATGGACCCGGAGTACTACGGGCTGCACCACCTGACGGTGAAGAGCGACGTGTACGGCTTCGGCGTGGTGATGCTGGAGGCGCTGACCGGGAAGCGCGCCATCTTCAAGGACGCCGACGAGGGCGCGCCGGTGAGCGTGGTGGACTACGCGCAGCCGAGCATCGTGGCGGGGGAGCTGGGGAAAGTGCTGGACGGGCGCGCGCCGGAGCCGACGCCGCACGAGGCGGAGGCCGTGGAGCTGGTGGCGTACACGGCCGTGCACTGCGTCAGGCTCGAGGGCAAGGACCGGCCCGCCATGGCCGACATCGTGGCGAACCTCGAGACGGCCTTCGCGCTCTGCGAGGGCAGCGCGGGGGgcagccgcggccgcggcagcggcaatggagccggcggcggagggttTGGGAACAGCTCGTCTAGTGCTAGCATCTCCTTGACGTCCATGGAGCTGtccgggaggagggaggattAG